A stretch of the Panicum virgatum strain AP13 chromosome 9N, P.virgatum_v5, whole genome shotgun sequence genome encodes the following:
- the LOC120693104 gene encoding protein PHOSPHATE-INDUCED 1 homolog translates to MENPGSSEFGVGCRLLLALLVIAFSARPCHSSLYHPPPPVMVYHTGAVLDGAVPVSVLYYGAFSPHQKAIVADFLLSLSPRGRQPQHHRFGAPGPAPAPSVARWWETVDRYVRKAGRDPPRVVLASQAHDEACSLGKTLSRLQVERLAARLGVAPEGVAVVLTAADVAVEGQCSSACGAHGASAPGGAAHVWVGNAAVQCPGRCAWPFHPAEGGARHAPGRRGETLRAPNGDVGVDGMLVNLAAMLAGAVTNPYGHGFFQGDAGAPVEVAAACPGVYGRGAYPGYPGAVRLDTVTGAGYNVVGRNGSKYLVPALVDPDDYSCVIMS, encoded by the coding sequence ATGGAGAACCCAGGGTCGTCCGAATTCGGCGTCGGCTGCCGCCTCCTTCTCGCCCTCCTGGTGATCGCCTTCTCCGCGCGCCCGTGCCATTCCTCCCTctaccacccgccgccgcccgtcatGGTCTACCACACCGGCGCGGTGCTCGACGGCGCCGTGCCGGTCTCCGTCCTCTACTACGGCGCCTTCTCGCCGCACCAGAAGGCCATCGTGGCCGACTTcctgctctccctctccccgcgtGGGCGCCAGCCGCAGCACCACAGGTTCGGCGCGCCGGGCCCCGCCCCGGCGCCGTCGGTGGCGCGGTGGTGGGAGACCGTGGACCGGTACGTGCGCAAGGCAGGCCGGGACCCGCCGCGGGTGGTGCTGGCCAGCCAGGCCCACGACGAGGCGTGCTCCCTCGGCAAGACGCTCTCCAGGCTCCAGGTCGAGCGGCTGGCGGCGCGCCTCGGCGTGGCGCCCGAGGGCGTGGCCGTCGTGCTCACAGCCGCCGACGTCGCCGTCGAGGGGCAGTGCAGCAGCGCGTGCGGGGCGCACGGGGCCTCCGCGCCGGGGGGCGCCGCGCACGTCTGGGTGGGCAACGCCGCCGTGCAGTGCCCCGGCCGGTGCGCGTGGCCGTTCCaccccgcggagggcggcgcgcggcacgcGCCCGGGCGCCGCGGCGAGACACTGCGCGCGCCGAACGGCGACGTCGGCGTGGACGGCATGCTGGTCAACCTGGCGGCGATGCTGGCCGGCGCGGTCACCAACCCGTACGGCCACGGATTCTTCCAGGGCGACGCCGGCGCACCggtcgaggtggcggccgcgtgCCCGGGTGTCTACGGCCGCGGTGCGTATCCGGGCTACCCCGGTGCGGTGAGGCTGGACACGGTCACTGGCGCGGGGTACAACGTGGTGGGCAGGAACGGCAGCAAGTACCTCGTGCCGGCGCTGGTCGACCCCGACGACTACTCCTGCGTCATCATGTCGTAG
- the LOC120689724 gene encoding SEC1 family transport protein SLY1-like, which yields MALSLRRKQLDVIVRMLHLNQQHLPNGGEGQGEEEAYKLLVMDPPCVSLLSPVLKVGDLRRHGVTLTLGIDRPRQAVADAPAVYLVRPTPSNVDRIAADAAAGLYASFHVNFSTSVPRPLLERLAAACAAAPPACAGRVARVADQYIDFVCLEEGLFTLAQPRAYIALNDPAAADADITSLIDAVALGLFCVFATLGVVPVIRCARGGPAEMVAAALDARLRDHLLAKPNLFTEAASAAVASFQRPVLCLFDRNFELSVGVQHDWSYRPLVHDVLGLKLNKLKLPAEKYELDDSDKFWVTNSWSPFPKVAEEIEAQLAKYKQDVDEVNQRTGGGSGVEFDGTDLFGNTRHLMNAVNSLPELTERKKMIDKHTNIATSLLGHIKERSLDGYCDCENDMLVNGTVDRNTLLSLLRGKGTKEDKLRLAVTYLLSFETPPSSELEQVEAALRESEVDMSAFQYVKRIKALNTQFAAASGTATKSNIVDWAEKLYGQSLSAVTAGVKNLLSDGRQLALTRTVDALIEGKPNPEVDDYLLFDPRAPRSGTGGQFKGPFREAIVFMIGGGNYIEYRSLMELEQRTQPSKHVIYGATEILSGAEFIHQLAELGQKAGLGGGSSNIPPGAAQ from the exons ATGGCGCTCAGCCTCCGCCGCAAGCAGCTCG ATGTGATCGTGCGGATGCTGCATCTGAACCAGCAGCACTTGCcgaacggcggcgaggggcaggGGGAGGAAGAGGCGTACAAGCTCCTGGTGATGGACCCGccctgcgtctccctcctcTCGCCGGTGCTCAAGGTCGgcgacctccgccgccacggCGTCACCCTCACTCTCGGCATCGACCGGCCGCGTCAGGCGGTCGCCGACGCGCCGGCCGTCTACCTCGTCCGCCCCACGCCGTCCAACGTCGACCgcatcgccgccgacgccgccgcaggCCTCTACGCGTCGTTCCACGTCAATTTCTCCACCTCCGTTCCGCGGCCCTTGCTcgagcgcctcgccgccgcatgcgccgccgcgccgcccgcgtgcgCGGGCCGCGTGGCCCGCGTCGCCGACCAGTACATCGATTTCGTCTGTCTCGAGGAGGGGCTCTTCACGCTGGCCCAGCCCCGTGCCTACATCGCACTCAACGACCCTgctgccgccgacgccgacatCACTTCCCTCATCGACGCCGTCGCTCTGGGGCTCTTCTGCGTCTTCGCCACTCTCGGTGTGGTGCCTGTCATCAGGTGCGCTCGTGGGGGCCCTGCAGAGATGGTGGCCGCTGCGCTTGATGCCCGACTCCGCGACCACCTACTCGCCAAGCCCAACCTCTTCACGGAGGCTGCATCCGCAGCTGTTGCCTCGTTCCAGCGCCCTGTGCTGTGCCTCTTCGACAGGAATTTCGAGCTATCTGTTGGAGTGCAGCACGACTGGAGCTACCGGCCGTTGGTCCATGATGTGCTTGGTTTGAAGCTTAACAAGCTGAAATTACCTGCAGAGAagtatgaattggatgactccGATAAATTCTGGGTCACAAATAGCTGGTCACCGTTCCCCAAAGTCGCTGAGGAAATTGAGGCGCAGCTTGCCAAGTACAAGCAGGACGTGGATGAGGTGAACCAGCGCACtggtggtggcagtggagtTGAGTTCGATGGAACTGATCTGTTTGGCAACACAAGGCATCTCATGAATGCAGTGAATTCACTCCCTGAGCTGACAGAACGGAAGAAGATGATTGATAAACACACAAACATTGCAACATCATTGCTTGGGCATATTAAGGAGAGGTCTCTGGATGGATACTGTGACTGTGAGAATGATATGCTTGTGAATGGCACTGTGGACCGTAACACACTGCTGAGCCTCCTTAGAGGCAAGGGCACTAAGGAAGATAAGCTTCGGCTAGCTGTGACCTACCTGCTGTCCTTTGAGACGCCACCATCATCGGAATTGGAGCAGGTTGAGGCTGCACTTCGGGAATCGGAAGTAGACATGTCAGCATTTCAGTATGTGAAGAGGATAAAGGCATTGAACACTCAATTTGCTGCTGCATCAGGCACAGCAACCAAGAGCAACATTGTCGATTGGGCTGAGAAGCTTTATGGGCAGTCCCTTAGTGCTGTGACTGCAGGTGTGAAGAATCTCTTATCAGATGGGAGGCAGCTGGCGCTGACAAGGACAGTTGACGCTCTGATTGAAGGGAAACCAAACCCAGAGGTGGATGACTACCTCCTTTTTGACCCACGAGCCCCTAGGTCAGGAACTGGTGGTCAGTTTAAAGGACCCTTCAGAGAAGCTATTGTTTTCATGATCGGTGGTGGAAACTACATTGAGTACAGGAGCTTGATGGAGCTAGAACAACGCACACAGCCTTCAAAGCATGTTATATATGGTGCAACAGAAATTCTTAGCGGCGCGGAGTTTATTCACCAACTTGCAGAA